Proteins from a genomic interval of Chryseobacterium indologenes:
- a CDS encoding polysaccharide biosynthesis tyrosine autokinase, with product MIPGKDTQVGKSETPKEKYGTFALFDIEHFLRRILKNWFWFVFMLFIGYIISWVYSKYYAQNVYASDLSLSISNNTSSYFTPNQSINFIWGQGGNSDGVYLKKMLLSRSHNEFLVKELGLFVNYSTKGMIKSTYLDKDDSPVFLEIDKKHLQQVDYPITLLPKGNGTYEVNLPEEGQSTNLYSYEYEGFQTIAAYNRPANKIIKVNEWYTSPNLRFKLVQNTVATKIKLDNIIVKLSAVNQSVNEIVSTIAVDFDKEISTIMIITKKGYNLNSTVNFLNKSVTELQKKRLEDKNVVNRNTETYLQGNLDIIRRKLDSSAAVLNYLKTSEKLYNIKDRDEKSLDKIKELEAKKADIVSKISSLNNIKNTLQSRDFDKMIATNAAGFEDGFFSASVTELKALYAKRAEMATIYKPNSEPIKEVNRLINEAKTGSFNSLKNYYTKYYDDINKIDREVAEANLDLSSFPEKERKYLDAERGYNMIEATYNSLLGRQNETQLNVATNQSDITVIDPAKNLGQRPISPNIKLAKIGIISGLLLLPIVFILIGELLDNKIRNIKELLGATKIPLLGVIGNNNNENMLTVLEQPKSSVSEAFRGIRASVRFLMENQDDKGKVILITSSIGGEGKTYISINLASVLGLSDKKTILLGMDLRKPKIFGDFKIDNKYGISNYLTGEVGIDEIINHTKIPNLDVATSGPIPPNPSELLMSQRNIKFIEELKEKYDFIIIDSPPVGLVADSYELMKYSDANIYVVRHEYTEKYMLKMITEKYHNNEISHLGLIYNDYNVKQGYGYGYGYGYGYGYGYFDEDKNYKEPLLIRIRNKVQAIFNKK from the coding sequence ATGATTCCAGGAAAAGATACACAAGTAGGAAAAAGCGAAACCCCGAAAGAGAAGTATGGGACGTTTGCATTGTTTGATATTGAGCATTTTTTAAGAAGAATACTTAAAAACTGGTTTTGGTTTGTATTCATGTTATTTATTGGCTACATCATTTCTTGGGTGTACAGTAAATATTATGCACAAAATGTTTATGCTTCAGACTTATCTTTGAGCATATCCAATAATACTTCCAGTTACTTCACTCCTAACCAGTCGATTAACTTTATCTGGGGACAGGGAGGGAATTCCGATGGAGTTTACTTGAAGAAAATGCTGCTCTCAAGATCTCATAATGAGTTTTTGGTAAAAGAGCTCGGCCTTTTTGTAAATTACTCGACCAAAGGGATGATAAAATCTACTTATCTTGATAAAGATGACTCTCCCGTATTTCTTGAGATTGACAAAAAACACCTGCAACAGGTTGATTATCCTATTACTTTATTACCAAAAGGAAATGGAACGTATGAGGTTAATCTTCCGGAAGAAGGTCAGTCTACGAATCTGTACAGCTATGAATATGAAGGATTTCAGACTATTGCAGCTTACAATAGACCAGCAAATAAAATTATTAAGGTTAATGAGTGGTATACTTCTCCCAACTTAAGATTTAAGCTGGTTCAGAATACTGTTGCGACAAAAATCAAACTGGATAACATTATTGTAAAGTTGAGTGCTGTTAATCAGAGTGTTAACGAAATTGTGTCGACAATCGCTGTAGATTTTGACAAGGAAATTTCTACCATCATGATTATTACCAAAAAAGGATATAATCTTAACAGTACTGTAAATTTCCTCAACAAATCCGTTACAGAACTTCAGAAGAAAAGGCTGGAAGATAAAAATGTTGTTAATAGAAATACAGAAACTTATCTGCAGGGTAATCTGGATATCATTCGTAGAAAATTAGATTCCAGTGCTGCAGTACTCAATTACCTGAAAACCTCTGAAAAACTTTATAATATCAAAGACAGAGATGAAAAGTCCCTGGACAAGATAAAAGAGCTTGAAGCTAAAAAAGCAGATATTGTAAGTAAAATCAGTTCTCTGAATAATATTAAAAATACACTTCAGTCGAGGGATTTTGATAAAATGATCGCTACAAATGCAGCCGGTTTTGAAGATGGCTTTTTCTCCGCTTCAGTTACTGAGCTGAAAGCTTTATATGCCAAAAGAGCAGAAATGGCTACGATCTATAAGCCGAATTCAGAGCCCATCAAAGAAGTCAACAGACTCATCAATGAGGCAAAGACAGGATCTTTCAACAGTTTGAAGAATTACTACACCAAATATTATGACGATATTAATAAAATAGATCGTGAAGTAGCAGAAGCTAATCTTGATTTATCTTCATTCCCTGAAAAAGAAAGGAAGTATCTTGATGCGGAGAGAGGATATAATATGATTGAAGCTACGTACAACAGCCTTTTAGGAAGACAGAACGAAACACAGTTGAATGTGGCAACAAATCAGTCTGATATCACTGTGATTGACCCTGCTAAAAATTTAGGACAAAGACCGATAAGCCCTAATATAAAACTGGCGAAAATCGGGATCATTTCCGGACTTTTACTTCTGCCTATCGTATTTATTTTGATTGGTGAACTCCTTGATAATAAGATCAGAAACATTAAAGAGTTGTTGGGTGCTACCAAAATTCCGCTTCTTGGTGTCATTGGAAACAACAACAATGAAAATATGCTTACTGTTTTGGAGCAACCTAAGTCCTCGGTCTCTGAAGCCTTCAGAGGGATAAGAGCAAGCGTAAGATTCCTGATGGAAAACCAGGATGATAAAGGTAAAGTCATATTGATAACATCCTCTATTGGTGGTGAAGGTAAAACCTATATTTCCATCAACCTGGCATCTGTGTTAGGGCTGAGTGATAAGAAAACCATCCTCTTGGGAATGGATCTTAGAAAACCTAAAATTTTTGGTGATTTTAAAATCGATAATAAATACGGTATTTCCAACTACCTTACCGGAGAAGTGGGTATTGATGAGATTATCAACCATACTAAAATCCCTAACCTCGATGTAGCTACTTCAGGTCCGATTCCACCAAATCCTTCTGAACTTTTGATGAGCCAGAGAAATATCAAATTTATAGAAGAACTGAAAGAAAAGTATGATTTCATTATTATAGATTCACCGCCGGTTGGTCTGGTAGCAGACTCCTATGAATTAATGAAGTACTCAGATGCTAATATTTATGTGGTTCGCCACGAATATACTGAAAAGTATATGCTGAAAATGATTACAGAAAAGTATCATAATAATGAAATTAGCCATTTAGGGCTTATTTATAATGACTATAATGTGAAACAGGGCTATGGTTATGGCTACGGATATGGTTATGGATATGGTTACGGATATTTTGACGAGGACAAAAATTATAAAGAACCTTTATTGATCCGTATAAGGAATAAAGTACAGGCAATATTCAATAAAAAATAG
- a CDS encoding acyl-CoA thioesterase, whose protein sequence is MEKEVSTTVKVRFSDCDPIGHLNNVKYLDYMFNAREDHVETFYGFTYEEYTKQTGCTWIAIQNEIAYMKEVRYNTQVVISSKTIEVQDRTAKVEILMKSLDEKTIHAVLWVTVIYFNIKTRKSEIHPEDIKETFQKFYVDLIQKDFQSRVKFLRSQNAKNS, encoded by the coding sequence ATGGAAAAAGAAGTATCAACTACGGTGAAAGTTAGGTTTAGCGACTGTGATCCGATCGGACATTTGAATAATGTAAAATACCTTGATTATATGTTCAATGCCAGAGAAGACCACGTTGAAACATTTTACGGATTTACGTACGAAGAATATACCAAACAGACAGGCTGCACCTGGATCGCTATTCAGAATGAAATTGCCTATATGAAAGAAGTACGATACAATACCCAGGTGGTGATAAGCAGTAAAACCATTGAAGTGCAGGACAGAACCGCTAAAGTTGAGATTTTAATGAAAAGTCTTGATGAAAAGACCATTCATGCTGTGCTTTGGGTTACTGTGATCTATTTTAATATAAAAACAAGAAAATCTGAAATTCATCCTGAAGATATTAAAGAAACATTTCAGAAGTTTTATGTAGACTTGATACAAAAAGATTTTCAGTCGAGAGTAAAATTTTTGAGATCTCAGAATGCAAAAAACTCATAA
- a CDS encoding isoprenyl transferase translates to MSLIKDKIDSENLPKHVAIIMDGNGRWAKSRGEERTFGHKNAINAVRNAINACNEVNIPYLTLYTFSSENWSRPAEEVNTLMNLLVETLLLEAEEIFSKGLRMHVIGNLEKLPALVKEQLQRVVELTKENTKGNLVLAISYGSQNEILNAVKNISSDVKEGKVDVENIDEKLFENYLYTKDFPPVDLLIRTSGEIRISNFLLWQIAYAELQFLNVLWPDFTKDIFFQCIVDYQNKERRYGLTGEQVQGQ, encoded by the coding sequence ATGTCGTTGATTAAAGATAAAATAGATTCTGAGAATTTACCAAAACATGTGGCTATCATCATGGATGGCAATGGAAGATGGGCAAAATCTCGTGGCGAAGAAAGAACTTTCGGTCACAAAAATGCCATTAATGCAGTAAGAAATGCTATTAATGCCTGTAATGAGGTCAATATTCCTTATTTAACTCTATATACATTCTCTTCAGAAAACTGGAGCCGTCCGGCTGAAGAGGTAAACACGCTTATGAATTTGCTCGTTGAGACTCTGTTGCTGGAAGCAGAAGAGATCTTTAGCAAAGGATTAAGAATGCATGTAATAGGAAATCTGGAAAAATTACCTGCCTTGGTAAAAGAACAATTACAGCGCGTGGTAGAACTGACAAAAGAAAACACAAAAGGTAACCTTGTACTGGCGATTAGCTATGGCTCACAAAACGAAATACTGAATGCCGTAAAAAATATAAGTTCCGATGTAAAAGAAGGAAAAGTTGACGTAGAGAATATTGACGAAAAATTATTCGAAAACTACCTTTATACCAAAGATTTTCCTCCTGTAGATTTACTAATCAGAACCAGCGGTGAAATTAGAATAAGCAATTTCCTTCTTTGGCAGATTGCTTATGCCGAATTACAGTTTTTAAATGTCTTGTGGCCGGATTTCACCAAAGATATTTTCTTCCAATGTATTGTTGATTATCAAAACAAAGAAAGAAGATACGGATTAACCGGAGAGCAGGTACAAGGCCAATAA
- a CDS encoding OmpH family outer membrane protein, translated as MKNFKITFTFVLLLFFGLNNAQKIGVVDTNEILNKLPQYKEAEARLNSQIDTWQSELQNLQSEYERKKAAFESEKVLLIGDQLKLREKEVVDLEKNIKTTTSLRFGANGEITKLRTNLVLPFQDQIWEAIKTMSEKNGLGIVLDKSNNISVIFLQGKYDYTEKVLTILLKGTDKKKKLITKAKSNYNLTFA; from the coding sequence ATGAAGAACTTTAAAATAACTTTCACATTCGTATTGCTTCTGTTTTTTGGACTAAACAATGCCCAGAAAATCGGAGTAGTAGATACTAATGAGATTTTGAATAAATTACCTCAGTACAAAGAAGCCGAAGCTAGATTAAATTCTCAAATCGATACCTGGCAGTCTGAACTTCAGAATCTGCAATCAGAATACGAGAGAAAAAAAGCAGCTTTTGAAAGTGAAAAAGTGTTATTGATAGGCGACCAGCTAAAACTCAGAGAAAAAGAAGTAGTGGATCTTGAAAAAAATATTAAAACCACTACCAGCTTACGTTTTGGAGCCAATGGCGAGATCACAAAGCTGAGAACAAATCTTGTTCTTCCTTTTCAGGATCAGATCTGGGAAGCTATCAAAACTATGTCCGAAAAAAACGGATTGGGCATAGTTCTTGATAAAAGCAATAACATTAGTGTTATTTTTCTTCAGGGAAAATATGATTATACCGAAAAAGTATTGACTATTTTGCTCAAGGGAACAGATAAAAAGAAAAAACTAATAACAAAGGCAAAAAGTAATTATAACTTAACTTTTGCTTAA
- the rfbD gene encoding dTDP-4-dehydrorhamnose reductase, with amino-acid sequence MKKILVIGSNGQLGNCIRKIAPDFENRYEFLFTDSATLDITSEEHVNDFFYDHKPDFCINASAYTAVDLAEKEEAKAFAVNAEGVAHLAQACVDHKSILIHISTDYVFDGDTNLPYSEDDFTNPIGVYGASKKKGEELALEINPKTIILRTSWLYSEFNKNFVKTMLNLFTQKEELGIVADQFGQPTNANDLAEAIMQIIETPQKNYGIFHFSNYPETTWFEFAKKIAEFSKSSVKLNPLTTEQYPTPAKRPVRSTMSLDKIEETYKIEPKHWENSLEECVDVLSHQ; translated from the coding sequence ATGAAAAAAATACTAGTCATAGGGAGTAACGGACAATTAGGAAATTGTATCAGAAAGATAGCTCCTGATTTTGAAAACCGTTATGAGTTTTTATTTACAGATTCAGCCACTTTAGATATTACAAGCGAAGAACATGTGAACGATTTTTTTTATGATCATAAACCTGACTTTTGTATTAATGCTTCTGCATACACAGCCGTTGACCTTGCTGAAAAAGAAGAAGCAAAGGCATTTGCAGTTAATGCCGAAGGAGTAGCACATCTTGCCCAGGCCTGTGTAGACCATAAAAGTATTCTGATCCACATATCCACAGACTATGTTTTTGACGGTGATACCAACCTTCCTTACTCAGAAGATGACTTTACCAATCCGATCGGAGTATATGGGGCTTCAAAAAAGAAAGGAGAAGAGCTTGCCTTGGAAATCAACCCCAAAACTATTATCCTTAGAACATCATGGTTATACTCTGAGTTTAATAAAAACTTTGTGAAAACTATGCTGAATTTATTTACGCAGAAAGAGGAATTGGGAATTGTAGCAGATCAGTTTGGGCAACCGACCAATGCAAATGACTTGGCAGAAGCCATCATGCAGATTATTGAAACGCCACAGAAAAATTATGGTATTTTCCATTTCTCAAACTATCCGGAAACTACCTGGTTTGAATTTGCAAAAAAAATTGCTGAATTTTCAAAGTCGTCAGTAAAATTAAATCCCTTGACAACAGAGCAGTATCCGACTCCTGCGAAAAGGCCTGTGAGAAGTACAATGTCTCTTGATAAAATAGAAGAAACTTATAAAATAGAGCCGAAACATTGGGAAAATAGTCTTGAAGAATGTGTTGATGTACTTTCACACCAATAA
- a CDS encoding outer membrane beta-barrel protein, with product MNKKLLFSFLAFLGVVSVKAQRNELGVRLGMSNLVGDVGRTNYILQKPLDLNRMSDWGIPFYGGLLYRFNFNPHQTVRLDLGYNQIQFSDKAAKEEYRRNRNSYGKNNVYEASLMFEYNFFPVNNEQISMVSPYIFGGVGALMFDAPKANLVNDFRRDADGVAQAPINETDFKTTAEYSLGKKVTMHIPFGVGLKYKFNHTWAIFAEATFRYTLTDQLDHSQILSKDVKSSFNADILDPATGGSLLQSGNYYAVAKERENEFVNKRNIGDTKSKDWMNTFSLGLTFSFGRPPCYCD from the coding sequence ATGAATAAAAAATTATTGTTTAGCTTCCTTGCCTTCCTCGGAGTGGTGAGTGTTAAAGCACAAAGAAACGAATTGGGAGTTCGTCTAGGGATGAGTAACCTAGTGGGAGATGTAGGAAGGACAAATTATATTTTACAAAAGCCGTTGGATTTAAACAGAATGTCAGATTGGGGCATCCCATTTTATGGAGGGTTGTTATATAGATTTAATTTTAACCCGCATCAGACCGTTAGATTGGATTTAGGGTATAACCAGATTCAGTTTAGCGATAAGGCTGCGAAAGAAGAATATAGAAGAAACAGAAACTCATACGGGAAAAATAATGTATATGAAGCAAGTTTAATGTTTGAATATAATTTTTTTCCGGTAAATAATGAGCAGATAAGTATGGTAAGTCCATACATTTTTGGGGGTGTGGGAGCTTTAATGTTTGATGCACCTAAAGCTAATCTGGTGAATGATTTCAGAAGAGATGCCGATGGAGTAGCACAGGCCCCGATTAATGAAACGGATTTTAAAACCACGGCAGAATATTCATTAGGTAAAAAAGTGACCATGCATATTCCTTTTGGAGTGGGTTTAAAGTATAAATTTAACCATACTTGGGCTATATTTGCAGAAGCTACATTTAGATATACCTTGACGGACCAGCTGGATCACAGTCAGATATTATCTAAAGATGTGAAGTCTTCCTTTAATGCAGATATTTTAGACCCTGCAACCGGAGGCTCATTATTGCAATCAGGCAACTATTATGCTGTTGCTAAAGAAAGAGAAAATGAGTTTGTAAATAAGAGAAATATTGGAGATACTAAGTCTAAAGATTGGATGAATACCTTTAGCTTAGGTTTAACCTTCTCATTCGGAAGACCTCCATGTTATTGTGATTAA